In the Nitrososphaerota archaeon genome, TAGTTGAAGGGTGATATAGCGGCCACTATGCCCACAGGTTGCCTGATAACTAGCGCCATCTTCTGGGTAGTGTCTTCAGACCAGTCTCCAGGGATGTATTCGCCGAAGATGCTCCTAGCCTCCTCCATAGTCAGTTTCATCCGGTCGATTGTGGCTTGAACCTCTCCTTCAGCATCCTCCCTAATTTTGCCGGATTCAAGCATCAACGTGTTGATGAACTCCTCCATATGTTGGCTCAGAATATCAGCTGCTTTCCTAAACATCTCAACTCTTCCGATGCCTGGGATGTCTCGAATCTTGTTCTGATTCTTATCCGCCGCGTCAATAGCGGACTTGACATCCTCGGGAGAAGCCATCTGAGCTCGGGCGACGGTGCTGAGGTCTATCGGGCTTTTGACCTCGAACGTTTCATGGTTTTCAGCTGATCTCCACTTTCCGTCGATTAAGAGTTTGAAGACTGGGACATCGTGAACATTGTCGTAGATTGGTTCAAAGAAACTGTTCAACTGTATCTCGAGCTTGCCTTTTACCTTCATCCCTGTTTCCATTCTATATCTGACCAAATAACGGGTTTCCTGCTAATAGTGTTTTTGCCTTGAATATTCATTCGATTGAAGAAGAGATGTCAAATACAATTATCCAAGGAATAACAAGTATTATGAACAAACGTAAGATTAATATACTGAAGAGCTGATCGCCTAGCCATGGCCGTTGATAGCGCTGACACCGCATTCGTATTAATTTCAGCAGCACTCGTACTGCTGATGACTCCTGCCCTCGCCTTCTTTTACGGAGGACTCGTTAGGCGAAAAAACGTTCTCAGCACTATAATGTACAGTTTCATCACAATCGCAGTCATAACTCTACAATGGGTCATATTCGGATACTCACTATCTTTCGGCCCTAACATAGGCGGTTTCATAGGTAACCTCGACTGGCTTGGTCTCAAAGGCGTCGGAGGGGCACCATCAGCCTACGCCCCTACCATCCCCGCCCAAGCCTTCATGATATTCCAGATGATGTTCGCAATCATAACTCCAGCGCTAATTACCGGTGCCTTCATAGACCGGATGAAGTTCTCAACATTTCTGGTCTTCACTCTTGCTTGGACTACTGTTGTGTATGATCCTGTTGCTCACTGGGTTTGGGCTGACGGCGGCTGGCTTAGAAGCTTAGGCGCATTGGACTTTGCTGGAGGAACTGTCGTTCACATCAGCTCAGGCATATCAGCCCTAGCTGCGGCACTTGTCATCGGTAAACGAAAAGGCCTAGGCAACGATCCTATGGAGCCTCATGACATTCGGTTAATGGTGCTCGGAGTTGGGCTTCTATGGTTCGGCTGGTTCGGTTTCAACTCAGGGAGCGCCTTATCCTCTGGAACATTAGCTACAAGCGCCTTCGTTGTCACCCATGTTGCCGCCGCAGCGGCTGCACTTTCATGGATGGTTATGAGTTGGCTTAGGGTAGGTAAACCCAGTGTCACCGGTGCAGCGACAGGCGGCGTTGCAGGTCTAGTAGCTATTACTCCTGCATCAGGCTTCGTGGACCCGATGGGCGCCATAGCAATAGGACTTGGTGTAGGTGTAATCTCGTTCTTAGCTATTGAGCTAAAGTCAAGGTTAGGCTTTGATGATGCACTAGATGTCTGGGCTTGCCACGGAATAGGTGGAACCTGGGGTGCGTTGGCAACAGGCCTCTTCGCTCAGCTTGCAATCAACCCCGCGGGCGCCGATGGACTGCTCTACGGTAACCCGGCGTTGCTAGGCTCACAGGCTATTGCGGTAGGCGTCACTTGGGTGTATTCTTTCACAGTTACGTTTATACTTCTAAAGGTTCTCGACCGGGTGATGGGTCTCAGAGTCACAGGCGATGAGGAGGAGATCGGATTGGATCTAACACAGCACGGGGAGCGGGTCCCAGTCTAAGAGGTGTAACTTAGGTTGAAGAAGATTGAAGCAATAGTTAGACGAGAGAAGCTAAAGGATGTCCGTAAGGCACTGGTTGCAGCCGGCTTTCTAGGAATCACCGTCTACGACGTATATGGTCGAGGACGCCAAAAAGGTCTAGATCTCCAGTTCCGTGGTCGAGAATACCAAGTAGATCTGCTGCCAAAAACAAAACTTGAGCTTCTACTAGCCGACAAAGACGTAGAGAAGGCTGTAGACATCATAATCAAGAACGCAGCAACAGGCAGAATAGGCGACGGCAAAATCGCAATACTCCCCGTAGACGACCTCATCAGGATCAGAACCGGCGAACGCGGCGACGAAGCTGTCTAATAACCTCACTACCAAACAGCGACTGCTCGAAAAGGCGCGATTGTACTTCAATTACGCCTCCACCTTTTCATTTATCCACTCTACTCCTCTTTTCCATATCTATTTGTTCAGACGGTTCCATTCAAATTTATCTTGAATAAACGTCTGTTAGAGCAAATAGAGTAAATACATTTATTCACTAAATCATGTTAAAAGTGAACAAAACTAAAACTAATATATTTCAGTATAGTCGCGGTAGCCATGGCGGTAGACGGAGCAGACACCACCTTTGTACTGATATCAGCTGCACTTGTTCTTTTGATGACTCCTGCCCTCGCCTTCTTTTACGGAGGACTCGTTAGGCGAAAAAACGTTCTCAGCACATTGATGTACACATTCATCACAATCGGTTTAGTCAGCATACAATGGGCCTTCATAGGATACACATTGGCATTCAACCCTAACGGAAGCAGCTTCATCGGTGGATTAGACTGGCTTGGTCTCAAAGGCGTCGGGTTCAACCCCGGCCCTTACGCACCGACAATTCCACATGAAGCCTTCATGGTTTTTCAGATGATGTTCGCAATCATAACCCCGGCCCTCATAATCGGCGCTTTTGTCGATAGAATGAAGTTCTCAACATTTCTGGTCTTCACTCTTGCTTGGACTACTGTTGTGTATGATCCTGTTGCTCACTGGGTTTGGGCTGACGGCGGCTGGCTTAGAAGCTTAGGCGCATTGGATTTCGCTGGCGGTGTTGTTGTCCACATTAGCTCCGGAGTCTCCGCTCTCGCCGCAGCAATAGTTGTCGGTAAACGGAAGGGGTTAGGTAACGATCCGATGGAACCGCATGATATCAGGGTGATGGTACTCGGCGCCGCCCTTCTATGGTTCGGTTGGTTCGGTTTCAACGCAGGGAGCGCCTTAGCCTCTGGGTCGCTTGCCTCAAACACCTTCGTTGTCACACATATGGCTGGCGCCGCTGCGTCTCTCGTTTGGACGATAATGAGCTGGCTGCGGACGGGTAAACCTAGTGTTGTAGGTGCGGCAACAGGCGGTATCGCTGGGTTAGCCGCTGTCACTCCGGCATCCGGATTCATTGATCCCTTGGGTGCTATAGCGATAGGAATCGGTGTAGGTGTCATTTCATTCTATGCAATGGGATTGAAGACGCGGTTAGGTTTCGATGATGCGCTTGATGTTTGGGCCTGTCACGGTATAGGCGGAACCTGGGGGGTTCTGGCGACAGGACTATTCGCTCAGCTCGCAATCAACCCGACAGGCGCAAACGGTTTACTCTACGGAAATGCGGCCCAACTCGGTGTTCAAGCGCTTGCAGTGGTCGTTACCTGGGTCTACTCGTTTGCGGTTACCTTCATACTTCTGAAGGTTCTCGATCGAGTGATGGGTCTCAGAGTTACCGGCGACGTGGAGGAGATCGGGCTGGACATAGCGCAGCACGGAGAAAGAATCCCAACCTAGAGGTCGAGAGTAAAGCACTCTCCAATCTTCCATTCAGACAGAGTTACCTGTCTATTCATACCTTTCATTTGATGAACGTTTGTCTACAAATTAACGTATACGGTTTATATATGTCAATACCTCTCCCCGTGTGACATGGGTGGACAAACATCGATAATAACACGGAATGAATGCTTAGACGGACAAACCACTCAAATAACTATGTATGAACGTAAAGAAGAGACATCACCAACCGTCGGAAACCTAAGACTCACCAACGGACAAACAACAATCGGAGAACTCACCTTCACAAGCTCCAACGATAAAATGCTTATAGAAGAAATATTCGTAAAACCATCCTACCGAGAAAGAGGCTTCGGCACACGTCTCCTCAAAATGGCCGAAGAATTCGCAGCAAAACACAACCTACGCCAAATCTGCCTAAAACCCTCACCAATCGACACCGTAAACCTAGAAGCCCTGAAAGACTGGTATCGACGCAGAGGCTACACCCCATCCAGCTTCAACCTAATGAAGAAGCCAGTAAGCGCTAAATTCACTTGACTTTGAAAGGTTTAAACGGTTCTGACGCATACAAAGTTCTATGCCTAGTTTGGAAAAGGTCGGTGTTATCGGGGTCGGAAAGATGGGTGAAGCCTTGGTCTCTGGGCTTCTCAGGTCGTCTAAGTATTCTCCAAGCGATATTTACGTCTACGATGTTATTCCGGATAGACTCAGCTATATGAAGTCCAAATACGGTGTGCAGATTCTTGACAGCATTGCAGATGTTGTCTCGGCCGCCGACATAGTCACGTTAGTTGTTAAGCCACAGGATCTCCTGAGCGTGACACAGGAGTTGAACAAGACCTATCTGAAAGACAGGATTATTCTTTCTCTCGCAGCTGGGATCAACACAGCCTACCTCTCTAAGAATCTTCAGAAGTACACAGAGATTGTCAGGTGTATGCCTAACCTCGCCTGCTCAGTCGGAGAAGGCATGATATGCGTCACACGCGCTCAAGGCACCTCTCAGGAGAGCCTCGACCGGATCACCAAGATCCTAAGCCTAACCGGCCACGCTGTACAGATTGACGAAAAGTTTCTCGACGCAGCTACAGGACTATCCGGAAGCGGCCCAGCCTACGTATACACCTTCATCGAAGCCTTAGCGGATGCAGGAGTTCGCCTCGGCTTGAAGAGAGATTTAGCGTTCACGCTGGCAGCTCAAACCACCCTCGGCGCAGGAAAAATGGTCGTCGAGACAGGGGAGCATCCGGCTAAGCTGAAGGACATGGTGGTGACACCCGGCGGAACCACAATCGAAGGCTTAGTTGAGCTTGAAAAAGGCGGGTTACGCGCAACAGTCATCGAGGCTGTATCAAAAGCAGCTGAACGATCACGTCAACTCCAAGCTGCAGCCAGCGAGAAAACCAGTTAAAGAAAAGGAAGAAAAAGAGTGATAAGGGACGAATTTAAAAGAAACCAGTTGCTGAATGGTAACAAAGTTGGCTGAAAATATGGAAAAAAAGGGGTTTGAGAACGAGAACACCTGGACTAAAGCCTTGGACGCCGGCGAGGTTGAGAGGTTCCACCGAAGATACGATGCGGCTGTCACCGCGGTTAGAAAGCAGTTCGGGCGAAAATACCCGAACATCATCGACGGCAAAGAAGTGTACTCTAGCGGCGGCGAGTTTGAAGATTGTTCACCAAACGATACTAGAATTGTGCTCGGCAAGTTCCAGAAGGGCACCCGTGAAGACGCTGCTGAAGCGGTAGAAGCTGCCGCAAAAGCCTTCCGCGATTGGAGTCAAACCGATTACCGGAAACGAACCGCGATACTGCAGCGGGCTGCTGATTTCTTCTCTGAGCGGAAGTTTGAGTTAGCCGCTTGGATGAGCTTCGAGAACGGGAAGAACCGGTTCGAAGCCATCGGCGACGTAGACGAAGCTATCGATTTGACTAGATACTACTGTCATATACTGAATGCGGAGAAGGGTTTCGACCGACCAATGGGACGCGTATTCCCCG is a window encoding:
- a CDS encoding ammonium transporter produces the protein MAVDSADTAFVLISAALVLLMTPALAFFYGGLVRRKNVLSTIMYSFITIAVITLQWVIFGYSLSFGPNIGGFIGNLDWLGLKGVGGAPSAYAPTIPAQAFMIFQMMFAIITPALITGAFIDRMKFSTFLVFTLAWTTVVYDPVAHWVWADGGWLRSLGALDFAGGTVVHISSGISALAAALVIGKRKGLGNDPMEPHDIRLMVLGVGLLWFGWFGFNSGSALSSGTLATSAFVVTHVAAAAAALSWMVMSWLRVGKPSVTGAATGGVAGLVAITPASGFVDPMGAIAIGLGVGVISFLAIELKSRLGFDDALDVWACHGIGGTWGALATGLFAQLAINPAGADGLLYGNPALLGSQAIAVGVTWVYSFTVTFILLKVLDRVMGLRVTGDEEEIGLDLTQHGERVPV
- a CDS encoding P-II family nitrogen regulator, whose amino-acid sequence is MKKIEAIVRREKLKDVRKALVAAGFLGITVYDVYGRGRQKGLDLQFRGREYQVDLLPKTKLELLLADKDVEKAVDIIIKNAATGRIGDGKIAILPVDDLIRIRTGERGDEAV
- a CDS encoding ammonium transporter, with amino-acid sequence MAVDGADTTFVLISAALVLLMTPALAFFYGGLVRRKNVLSTLMYTFITIGLVSIQWAFIGYTLAFNPNGSSFIGGLDWLGLKGVGFNPGPYAPTIPHEAFMVFQMMFAIITPALIIGAFVDRMKFSTFLVFTLAWTTVVYDPVAHWVWADGGWLRSLGALDFAGGVVVHISSGVSALAAAIVVGKRKGLGNDPMEPHDIRVMVLGAALLWFGWFGFNAGSALASGSLASNTFVVTHMAGAAASLVWTIMSWLRTGKPSVVGAATGGIAGLAAVTPASGFIDPLGAIAIGIGVGVISFYAMGLKTRLGFDDALDVWACHGIGGTWGVLATGLFAQLAINPTGANGLLYGNAAQLGVQALAVVVTWVYSFAVTFILLKVLDRVMGLRVTGDVEEIGLDIAQHGERIPT
- a CDS encoding GNAT family N-acetyltransferase produces the protein MGGQTSIITRNECLDGQTTQITMYERKEETSPTVGNLRLTNGQTTIGELTFTSSNDKMLIEEIFVKPSYRERGFGTRLLKMAEEFAAKHNLRQICLKPSPIDTVNLEALKDWYRRRGYTPSSFNLMKKPVSAKFT
- the proC gene encoding pyrroline-5-carboxylate reductase, which translates into the protein MPSLEKVGVIGVGKMGEALVSGLLRSSKYSPSDIYVYDVIPDRLSYMKSKYGVQILDSIADVVSAADIVTLVVKPQDLLSVTQELNKTYLKDRIILSLAAGINTAYLSKNLQKYTEIVRCMPNLACSVGEGMICVTRAQGTSQESLDRITKILSLTGHAVQIDEKFLDAATGLSGSGPAYVYTFIEALADAGVRLGLKRDLAFTLAAQTTLGAGKMVVETGEHPAKLKDMVVTPGGTTIEGLVELEKGGLRATVIEAVSKAAERSRQLQAAASEKTS